From Columba livia isolate bColLiv1 breed racing homer chromosome 7, bColLiv1.pat.W.v2, whole genome shotgun sequence, one genomic window encodes:
- the CHRNA1 gene encoding acetylcholine receptor subunit alpha: MMKVHRVLLLISAAGLALCYEDETRLVEDLFRDYNKVVRPVEDHRDAVIVTVGLQLIQLISVDEVNQIVTTNVRLKQQWTDVNLRWNPDDYGGVKKIRIPSDDIWRPDLVLYNNADGDFAIVQYTKVLLEHTGLITWTPPAIFKSYCEIIVTYFPFDQQNCSMKLGTWTYDGTVVVINPESDRPDLSNFMESGEWVMKDYRGWKHWVYYACCPNTPYLDITYHFLMQRLPLYFIVNVIVPCLLFSFLTGFVFYLPTDSGEKMTLSISVLLSLTVFLLVIVELIPSTSSAVPLIGKYMLFTMVFVIASIIITVIVINTHHRTPSTHTMPHWVRKVFIDTIPNMMFFSTMKRPSRDKQDKNIFAEDIDISEISGKPGSMPVNFYSPLTKNPDVRNAIEGIKYIAETMKSDQEASNAAEEWKFVAMVVDHLLLGIFMLVCIIGTLAVFAGRLIELNQQG, translated from the exons ATGATGAAGGTGCATCGCGTACTCCTCCTCATCTCTGCAG CTGGGCTGGCCCTGTGCTATGAAGATGAGACTCGCCTTGTTGAGGACTTGTTCAGGGACTACAACAAGGTGGTGCGCCCAGTGGAGGACCATCGGGACGCCGTCATCGTCACCGTCGGGCTGCAGCTCATTCAGCTTATTAGTGTG gatGAAGTAAACCAGATTGTGACAACCAATGTACGCCTGAAACAG CAATGGACAGATGTTAACCTCAGGTGGAATCCAGATGACTACGGCGGCGTGAAAAAAATCCGCATCCCCTCAGATGATATCTGGCGGCCAGACCTTGTTCTTTACAACAA tgcAGATGGTGATTTTGCTATCGTTCAATACACCAAAGTCCTTCTGGAGCACACAGGCCTAATCACCTGGACACCACCAGcgatttttaaaagttactgtgAAATTATAGTGACGTACTTCCCATTTGACCAGCAGAACTGCAGCATGAAGTTGGGAACTTGGACATATGATGGTACAGTGGTTGTTATTAACCCG GAGAGTGATCGTCCAGATCTGAGTAACTTCATGGAGAGTGGGGAGTGGGTGATGAAGGACTACCGCGGCTGGAAGCACTGGGTTTACTATGCTTGTTGCCCCAACACCCCCTACCTGGACATCACCTACCACTTCCTCATGCAGCGCCTGCCTCTCTACTTCATTGTCAATGTCATCGTTCCCTGcctgctcttttccttcttaaCCGGGTTTGTTTTCTACCTACCCACAGATTCAG GTGAGAAAATGACTCTCAGTATCTCTGTCCTGCTGTCTTTGACTGTGTTCCTCCTGGTCATCGTGGAGCTGATTCCCTCCAcctccagtgcagtgcctctaATAGGCAAATACATGTTGTTTACAATGGTTTTTGTCATCGCTTCAATCATCATCACGGTCATTGTCATCAACACCCACCACCGCACCCCAAGCACGCATACCATGCCACACTGGGTCAGGAAG gtttttattGACACAATCCCAAACATGATGTTTTTCTCCACAATGAAACGACCGTCCAGGGataaacaagacaaaaatatttttgcagaagacattgatatttctgaaatttctgGGAAGCCAGGTTCTATGCCTGTCAACTTCTACTCCCCACTTACCAAAAATCCAGATGTGAGAAATGCTATAGAAGGAATCAAATACATTGCGGAAACTATGAAATCGGACCAGGAAGCAAGTAAT GCTGCAGAAGAATGGAAGTTTGTTGCAATGGTGGTTGATCATCTTCTCCTTGGTATATTTATGCTAGTTTGCATTATTGGAACATTAGCTGTATTTGCTGGTCGCCTTATTGAATTAAATCAGCAAGGATGA